The following are from one region of the Oryzias latipes chromosome 12, ASM223467v1 genome:
- the psmd5 gene encoding 26S proteasome non-ATPase regulatory subunit 5, translated as MTKKRRRRTHIRETGTSLPVMAALIQSLLEEISRIEDPVEELQSLKTALLSISVSALRDSVSGQRLDVIFSLLSSNDRQQVELCVEILDRILMALSPLYLVQNYRTELQGGLTHPNETVKILALTQIGRMVDHPDAATEILNNEDILKAVILCIGEEKMSVAKQAIKSLSKLSYSKPGLDKLFHSELLKVIKQVMGTSDIIRYRVYELLVEISSASPISLGYCANTGLISLLLSELTGDDVLIRATAIEMVTSLAHSQHGRQYLAQQGIMDKISNMIRGAETDPFSSLYLPGLVKFFGNLAIMDSPQQVCESYPVFQSKVFEMALDTDPAMIGVALDTLGLLGSTVEGKQVLQKTGENVKAVLLRMSQLASSGATDLRVRSLDALSQLLTLMPEQQTEDLLALTESWFLLLSKEPMEMIRSISTQPFPELHCAALRIFTAIATQPWGQRLMMSTPGFMEFLLDRSTGQTKEAKDSKFELVGSLAGSSTAAEILGSQHYLRLKTYLREGPYYISAVASVSTEGAD; from the exons ATGACGAAGAAGAGGCGCAGGCGCACGCATATTCGAGAGACGGGTACGTCTCTGCCAGTCATGGCTGCTTTGATTCAAAGTTTGCTGGAAGAAATCTCCAGAATAGAAGATCCAGTTGAGGAGTTACAGAGCTTAAAAACGGCGCTGCTTTCTATATCTGTCAGTGCATTGAGAGACTCAGTGAGCGGACAACGTCTGGATGTAATATTTTCTCTGCTCAGCTCCAATGACAG GCAGCAAGTGGAGCTTTGTGTGGAGATTCTGGACCGGATCCTGATGGCCCTCAGCCCTCTTTATCTGGTCCAGAACTACAGGACAGAGCTGCAGGGAGGTTTGACCCATCCAAATGAAACCGTGAAGATTCTGGCTTTAACTCAG ATTGGCAGAATGGTGGATCATCCAGACGCCGCCACAGAAATCCTCAACAACGAGGACATTCTAAAAGCTGTTATCCTCTGCATCGGAGAGGAAAAGATGTCTGTGGCAAAACAG GCAATTAAATCTTTGTCTAAACTGAGTTACTCCAAACCTGGATTGGACAAATTATTCCACAGCGAACTTCTTAAAGTGATAAAACAAGTGATGGGTACAAGTGACATCATTCGATACCGAGTGTATGAG CTTTTGGTGGAAATCTCCTCAGCATCTCCAATTTCTCTTGGTTACTGTGCCAACACTGGCCTTATTTCCCTGCTGCTCAGTGAACTGACCGGTGATGATGTGCTGATTAG GGCCACAGCCATAGAGATGGTAACCTCACTGGCTCACAGTCAACATGGCCGACAGTATTTGGCTCAGCAGGGGATAATGGATAAGATCTCTAACATGATCAGAGGGGCAGAGACAGACCCCTTCTCCTCCCTCTACCTTCCAG GTTTGGTGAAATTCTTTGGAAACCTGGCCATTATGGACAGTCCACAGCAGGTTTGTGAGTCCTACCCGGTGTTCCAGAGCAAAGTGTTTGAGATGGCTCTTGATACGGACCCGGCAATGATCGGAGTGGCCCTGGATACTTTGGGATTACTTGGATCTACAGTGGAGGGGAAGCAGGTTCTTCAGAAAACGG GGGAAAACGTCAAGGCTGTGTTGTTGAGGATGAGCCAGCTTGCCAGTTCAGGGGCTACAGATCTCAGAGTGCGCAGTTTGGACGCCCTTTCCCAACTTCTGACACTGATG cCAGAGCAGCAAACCGAAGACCTACTGGCCCTGACAGAGTCCTGGTTTCTCCTTTTGTCTAAAGAGCCAATGGAGATGATTCGCAGCATCAGCACTCAGCCTTTTCCAGAGCTGCACTGCGCGGCTCTGCGAATATTCACG gcCATTGCCACTCAGCCATGGGGTCAGAGGCTGATGATGAGCACTCCAGGGTTCATGGAGTTCCTCTTGGACCGCTCAACTGGTCAAACAAAGGAGGCCAAAGACTCCAAGTTTGAACTGGTGGGCTCACTGGCTGGTTCCTCCACAGCAGCAGAGATTCTGGGCAGTCAGCATTACCTCCGTCTGAAGACTTACCTCAGAGAAGGACCTTATTACATCTCAGCTGTGGCCTCAGTGAGCACAGAAGGAGCCGACTGA
- the LOC101162144 gene encoding putative UDP-GlcNAc:betaGal beta-1,3-N-acetylglucosaminyltransferase LOC100288842: MVTGVREKARKLDLSDARENISFEYPITNAEACRNSDLFLLALVFSSAGNISQRDAVRKTWANQTLIEGFPVKTFFFLALSDTSAAHQELLSESERYGDVIQAYAGAERSLHGSKERTVLALRWVISFCPLARFVLLTKESVFVNLPALGSYLLRLHRHPEDLYLGRVIQQDQPNRDPKSPGYLPPALYPAKYLPEYCDDTAYVLSQDVVRKVYVASALVLAPVSADVFVGLCARKAGVSPTHSARFPGDKHIHYNACCYLYLFCSAGMRSHELERIWMDLEQKGGRCSLLKTYYGLVYCKAHTYIDKLLNPH; the protein is encoded by the coding sequence ATGGTTACTGGCGTGAGGGAGAAAGCAAGGAAATTGGACCTGAGCGATGCCAGGGAAAACATTTCCTTTGAGTACCCTATAACAAACGCTGAGGCTTGCAGAAACTCTGACCTCTTTCTTCTCGCTTTGGTCTTCAGCTCTGCAGGAAACATCTCCCAAAGAGACGCTGTGAGGAAGACATGGGCAAACCAAACCCTGATTGAAGGCTTTCcagtgaagacattttttttcttagcgCTGTCTGACACTTCTGCTGCGCATCAGGAGCTCCTAAGTGAATCTGAGCGTTATGGAGATGTAATCCAGGCTTATGCTGGAGCAGAGCGGTCCCTCCATGGCTCAAAGGAGAGGACCGTGCTGGCTCTCCGCTGGGTGATCTCCTTCTGTCCCCTGGCACGATTTGTTCTGCTGACCAAGGAATCTGTGTTTGTCAACCTTCCAGCTCTTGGCAGCTACCTGCTCAGACTACACAGACACCCAGAGGATCTGTACCTAGGCAGAGTGATTCAACAAGACCAACCTAACAGGGACCCTAAGAGTCCCGGGTACCTGCCCCCCGCTCTGTACCCTGCCAAATACCTGCCCGAATATTGCGATGACACCGCCTATGTGCTGTCCCAAGATGTAGTCCGGAAGGTGTATGTGGCATCTGCATTGGTCCTTGCGCCCGTGTCCGCTGATGTTTTTGTGGGTCTCTGTGCTCGGAAGGCTGGTGTCTCCCCAACCCACAGTGCTAGGTTCCCTGGAGATAAACACATTCATTACAACGCATGCTGCTACCTTTACCTGTTCTGCTCTGCAGGCATGAGGAGCCACGAGTTGGAAAGAATCTGGATGGATCTTGAGCAGAAAGGTGGAAGATGCTCACTTTTAAAGACATATTATGGACTGGTGTACTGTAAAGCTCACACGTACATAGATAAACTCCTTAATCCTCATTGA
- the pstpip2 gene encoding proline-serine-threonine phosphatase-interacting protein 2: protein MKNLHFKDFFWNLDLTCTNGYDAIIQYLNEGKRTCKEVEDFMKARASIEEKYAKDLLGLSKKVCGHNEMNTLKRSLDIFKLQTEQVSLSHLQLAQSMKEEAKKLEEFREKQKEARKKVEQCMDALHKQKSSQFKKTMDSKKTYEQKCRDKEEADQNVNRNTNTNNTKHMEKLYSKAQQAKQYAEEADKTYQQNVTTMGKLREEWLKEHVKSCEVFEKLSIERINVLRNTIWTHLNQLSQQCVTTDELYEEVRKSLEQCDIQEDVEHFINLRRTGEKPPATVLYENFYSGQRSPTEAPSSRLPLFPIRRGPLPDPTNNRDGAQLSLDADAGYSVIQY, encoded by the exons ATGAAGAATCTTCATTTCAAAGATTTCTTCTGG AACTTAGATCTGACCTGCACCAACGGCTATGATGCCATAATTCAGTATCTAAACGAAGGCAAAAGGACATGCAAGGAGGTCGAGGACTTCATGAAAGCAAG gGCTTCTATTGAAGAGAAGTATGCCAAAGACCTGCTGGGTTTGTCCAAGAAGGTGTGTGGACACAACGAGATGAA CACTTTAAAGAGATCCCTGGACATCTTCAAACTAC AGACTGAGCAAGTGAGTCTTTCACACTTGCAACTTGCTCAAAGCATGAAAGAAGAAGCCAAGAAGCTGGAAGAATTTAGGGAAAAGCAGAAAGAAGCTAGGAAAAAG GTTGAACAGTGCATGGACGCTCTTCACAAGCAGAAATCCTCACAGTTCAAAAAAACAATGGAT TCCAAGAAAACCTATGAGCAGAAGTGTCGAGACAAAGAAGAAGCTGATCAGAATGTTAACCGGAACACCAACACTAACAACACAAAGCACATGGAGAAG ctttaCTCAAAGGCACAGCAGGCGAAACAGTATGCAGAGGAGGCTG ATAAGACATATCAACAGAATGTCACAACAATGGGAAAACTAAGAGAAGAGTGGCTGAAGGAGCATGTCAAGTCCTGTGAG gtttttgaaaaactgtCAATTGAGCGCATTAACGTTCTGAGGAACACGATTTGGACTCATCTCAACCAGCTTTCCCAGCAATGCGTCACCACCGATGAG CTGTATGAGGAAGTGAGGAAGTCACTGGAACAGTGTGACATCCAGGAAGACGTTGAACACTTTATAAACCTCAGGCGGACAGGAGAGAAACCTCCAG CTACTGTGTTGTATGAGAACTTCTACAGTGGGCAGAGGTCTCCAACTGAAGCTCCATCCTCCCGTCTGCCTCTATTTCCCATCAG GAGGGGGCCATTACCTGACCCAACTAACAATCGGG atggcGCACAGCTCTCATTGGATGCAGATGCAGGCTACAGTGTGATCCAGTACTAA